Genomic window (Ignisphaera cupida):
TTCTTTTAACAAGAAGAGACATTGCGAATAATCTAATTGTTAGAAGTGTTAATGATTCTAAGACTCTTGAAGAGGTTTATGCCAGTAGGTTGGAAGCTTTGGAGAGTCTTGCAAAGAGGTTTACAATTGTTTTTGTGGCCAAGTCAAGTAGTGTTAGCTTTTATACAGAGTCAGAGTCTAGCTACACAGATTTTCAGTTATTTGAATTAGCTAGGCTATACAAAATACAGCCATTTCTGGAAGCAGGTTATTCAGCTCCAAAAGAAGTTGAGTTTAGTGAAAAGGTTAAGAAGTTTCTTGGAATTAGGGAAATGGGGTTAAGAGGCTTTATAGTTTCCTATGCAAGATTTCAGAAAAACTCTCAGGTTTTTCAACTAACAATTCCATTCATAGACAAAAAGCCTGATATAGAAAAAACCATTGCTTGCATAAAAGCGTTTTCACCTGCTGGCTATCCAATACCTTTGGAGTTTGCACATAGAGTGAGCAAGTTGTCTAGAAGAAGCTTAAGAGATTTTCTAATTAAAATAGGAATGCCTATTGCCTCGGGAAGAGAGTTTCTAGAGCTCTAATTCTCACCACATCTAGCACTCTTTAAAATATTTTCAACATATCCTCTAAAGTACTGGTATGGTATGTAGCCAAGCAAAGCATCAACTGCTTTTCCATCGATAATCACAATTGTTGTTGGTGTTGAGTAAACACCAAACTCCATAGCAATTTCTGGAACATAATCAGCATTAGCTTCTATAAATGCTGCAGAACCTCTAAACTCGTTTGCAACCTTTGCGAAAACAGGTTTGAACATCCTACAGTATGGGCAGTAGGTAGTGGTTACAAGTACAAAAACAACTTTGCAATTGTTAACAACATCAATGAAATCTTTTAGAGAGTGAATAGATTTAAACCCATATATTGTTTTGCAGCACTGCCCTCTACTCTCAACCTCGATAACCCTAGAGCCTTTAACAAAATCCATGGCAATTCTATCTAAAATACTTCCAATATCATCATCTCTACTCTCCTTAGCAGCATCTTTCACACTCATGAATTGACACCAACAAAAAGATGCTATGTATTGAGTTAATAAGTATAACCAGTGTGAAAACATGTTGCTTCAATTAATATCATTTCCTTGCTGTTTCATTGCTTTTAGCTATTTGTTTATGGGATTAAAGCATTTAAGCTTCTATAGACATAAAGCATTTTAGTATTGTTTTGTAAGAGGCTGTATGCAGTTATGGCAAAATCGTTTGTTGATGTTCTAAACACTTTGGATTTTCTTCCACGATACTCAAATGTTTTCAGAGCAAGGCTTCAATACATGGACTTGGCTTTTCTCGTTGGAAGATACTACATAGCTATACACAGTATTCTATATCCAGTTGCTATAGATTCTGACGAATTTCCCACTCAAAGGGTTTTTCTAGAACCTGTAACAACTATCTATATTCAGGAGAACAGGGTTTTGGCTTATGTGAGACATGATGGTAGATTAGATGTTTTGAGTGGTAACGAATTTGGTAGAGCTCCTGTAATAAGCTTGTCTGAGAATGAGAATTTGCTTGCATTGGCAGCAACAGCTATTGCTGACAAAGTTATTGCTTCGCCTAGTGAGAAAAACATTTTGCGTGTTTTGCCAAGCAACCTGAGAACATATGTTGAAATAGCTATGGAGTCTCTGAGAACAGGTTCTTCCAATGTACTGGGAAAAACTATTCAAAAACAAGATGCAGAGGCTTTTGGAAAAAAGCTTTTGGAGTATATTCTGTGGATTGGGAAAGCAAATTATGATGTTGTTAAAGAGGTTGACTATGTTTTTGGTGTTACAATGAGAACTTTGAGAATTAAGCATCAAAGTTTTGATGTGGAAATCAAATCATATTCCAAAACTGGTTTTGTTGAAGCATTGAATGTTATAGAGAAGCTGCTATCAATAAACATTGTTTCAAGTATTATAAGAAATGTTGAACGCTCCTTCAAAATTCTTACTACTGCTTCTAACCTTCTTTAAAATTATTCTTTTCTTTGCAATAGGTTTAGACGCATCTAAACTTATTAACTTTGCCACAGTAGAATGTATTGAGGTGAGTTTTTTGGCTAATAGCTATAGAGAGCAATGCGATGCTGTAATAGCTGTTGCTGGTCAGCCAAATGTTGGAAAATCAACTTTGTTCAATGTGTTAACAGGTAGAATGGAGAGAGTAGGTAATTTTCCAGGTACAACAGTTGCTATGAGTATTGGTAGAAGAAGATATAAGGAGAAAACTCTTTGTTTTGTTGACTTGCCAGGAGTCTATGATTTAAAGGCTGTTTCTCTCGATGAGAAAATTGCAAGAGATTTCATAGTCTTTGGTGATTGGGATGCTGTGCTAGTCTTAGTTGATTTAACAACGGGTTTAAATGGTTTTTACCTAGCTATGCAGATTCTTCAGCTAACAAATAGAGTTGTTATTGCATTGACTAAGTGGGATGAGGTTGAGAGACTTGGAATCAAAGTTGATTTAGAGAGTTTGAGAAAAACTCTTCAAGTGTCTGTAGTACCTGTTTCTGCATTGAAGAGAACTGGTATTGAAGAACTGTTAAATGCTATAACATTGCTTGTTGAGTCAAGGGAAACGATTGGTGCAAAGGGTATTTACATAGATTATGGACAATTAGAAAACAGTTTGAGTGTTGCTACAAAAGAAATTGAGAAGGTTTTTAGTAATAGAAATGTTGATGCTAGAGGCATTGCAATTCTTTTGGCTAGAGGAAATGTCGATATTGCTAATAGACTTGGCATAGGGGATATAATCAAAATGTTTTCAAAT
Coding sequences:
- a CDS encoding DNA double-strand break repair nuclease NurA gives rise to the protein MSVMYPELAKMLIDLRNRVVLEATSRRGDVVDFLSKTVWIPMKGDEIPCERVAAVDSSFILFESRIAVLYALQGISQVHSIENGKIVTKDVDRFCDAGVIEYAHGKSSMRKSAFKKALTAYAYLNEVKSVERIVLKTPVDVVLFDSSILSFLLTRRDIANNLIVRSVNDSKTLEEVYASRLEALESLAKRFTIVFVAKSSSVSFYTESESSYTDFQLFELARLYKIQPFLEAGYSAPKEVEFSEKVKKFLGIREMGLRGFIVSYARFQKNSQVFQLTIPFIDKKPDIEKTIACIKAFSPAGYPIPLEFAHRVSKLSRRSLRDFLIKIGMPIASGREFLEL
- a CDS encoding thioredoxin family protein; its protein translation is MSVKDAAKESRDDDIGSILDRIAMDFVKGSRVIEVESRGQCCKTIYGFKSIHSLKDFIDVVNNCKVVFVLVTTTYCPYCRMFKPVFAKVANEFRGSAAFIEANADYVPEIAMEFGVYSTPTTIVIIDGKAVDALLGYIPYQYFRGYVENILKSARCGEN